CACCTGCCACCTCGACGTCGTCGACCGCTGGGGCAACATGGTCGCGGCCACGCCGAGCGGCGGCTGGCTTCAGTCCAACCCGGTCGTGCCCGAGCTGGGCTTCCCGCTCGGCACCCGGCTCCAGATGACCTGGCTCGACGAGGGCCTGCCGAACTCCCTCACCCCGGGCCGCCGCCCCCGCACCACCCTCACCCCCTCGATCGCGCTGCGCGACGGCGTGCCGGTGCTGGCGTTCGGCACGCCCGGCGGCGACCAGCAGGACCAGTGGCAACTGCACTTCTTCCTGGCGGCAGCCCTGCGCCCGCCGGTCCGCGGCGGCCTCGACCTCCAGGGCGCGATCGACGCCCCGAACTGGCACAACGACAGCTTCCCGGGCTCGTTCTACCCGCGCGGCATGCGCCCCGGCAGCGTCACCGTCGAGTCCCGCACGGACCCCGCGGTCGTCGAGGAGCTGCGCCGGCGCGGCCACGACATCACGGTCGGCGAGGCCTGGTCGGAGGGGCGGCTCTGCGCGGTCGCCCGGGACCCGGAGACGGGCGTGCTCTCGGCGGCGGCGAATCCGCGGGGGATGCAGGGCTACGCGGTCGGACGCTGAGCGTCCCGTGGGAAGTGCCGCGATGGGCCGGGGCGAGCCGAACCGCAGCCGACTTCGCCAAGGCCGCTCAGTCGCAAGCCGGGTATTCATGTCAGTCGCAAAGCCGGGTATTCATGCCGATTCCACCCGGAGTCCACCGGCCCGGCGAGGGTTGTCAGTGGCGCATGCTCTGATGCACTCATGATCGTAGAGAGTGAAACCATCGACGAGTTTCTCGCCCACGGCATGTCCGACGTCGAGCAGGCCCTGCGCACGGCGGCCGCGACCGAGATCATGCCGCGCTTCCGCCGGCTCGCCGCGCACGAGATCGACGAGAAGAGCGGCCCGCACGACCTGGTCACGGACGCCGACCGCAACGCCGAGGCCTACCTGAGCGAGGTGCTCGCCAAGCTGCTGCCCGGCTCGGTCGTGGTGGGCGAGGAGGCGGTCGACGCCAACCCGGCGACGTACGAGGCGGTGCGCGGCGAGGACCCGGTCTGGATCATCGACCCGGTCGACGGCACCCGCCAGTTCGTGCACGGCGACCCCGGCTTCTGCACGCTGGTCGCGCTCGCCCAAGGCGGTGTCGTGCGCGCCTCGTGGACATACGCACCGGCCCACGACCAGCTGGCCACGGCGATACGCGGCGGGGGCGCGTTCCTCGACGGCGAGCGCCTGCGCTCCGGCTCGCCCGCGCCCGGCCGCGACCTGGAGGTGGCCACGTCCCACCCGGACTACACGACGGACGAGCAGAAGCGCGCGCTCCTCGGCCTGTACACGGAGGGCGTCCACGCGCGACCGTGCGGCTCGGCGGGGCTGGAGTACCTGCGCATAGCGCAGGGCAAGCTCGATGCCACGGCCTTCTCGTGGGAGGCTGCCTGGGACCACGCGGCGGGTCTCCTCCTGGTCGAGGAGGCGGGCGGCGCGCACCTCACCCTGATGGGCGAACCGTTCCGCATCACCGGAGGCAACGCCCTGCCGTTCACCGCGGCCCGGGACGGGGCCACGGCCCGCTGGGTGGTGAAGCTGCTCTCGGGCGAGGCCTGAACCGCCCCACCGCGACGCGCCGGCCCCGTCCTGCTCCAACCCGAAAAACGGAATCTTCGCCTCACCCACGGGCGTCCCCCCGTGCCCGAGGGTGTCGGTCCCGCGGCATATCCTGATCCCCAGTGGCCGTCGGCTGACGAAGGAGTCCGAAGGTGCCGTCGATGCTCGATGCGGTCGTGGTGGGGGCGGGGCCCAACGGGCTGACGGCTGCCGTGGAACTGGCCCGTCGCGGCTTCTCCGTGGCCGTCTTCGAGGCGCGCGACACCGTCGGCGGAGGCGCACGCACGGAGGAGCTGACGCTGCCGGGCTTCCGGCACGACCCGTGCTCGGCGGCGCACCCCCTCGGCATCAACTCGCCCGCCTTCCGGGCCCTGCCCCTGGAGCGCTACGGCCTGGAGTGGCTGCACGCCGAGTTGCCGATGGCACACCCCTTCCCGGACGGCACGGCGGCGGTGCTGGCCCGGTCGGTGGCCGAGACGGCCGCCTCGTTCGGACCGCGGGACGCGGGGCCGTACCGCCGGCTGGTCGAGCCCTTCCTCAGCCGCTGGGACACGCTGGTCCGCGACTTCATGTCGCTGCCCCTGACCGCGCTGCCCCGCGACCCGGTCACGCTCGCCCGGTTCGGTCTCACCGGGCTGCCCCCGTCGACCTGGCTGATGCGACGCTTCCACGACGAGCGGGCGAAGGCGCTGTTCGCCGGGCTCGTCGCGCATGTGATCGCCCCGCTGGGCGGCTTCGCCACCGGTGCGGTCGGCCTGGTCTTCGCGCTGGCCGCGCACGCCCGGGGCTGGCCGGTGGCCCGTGGCGGCTCCCAGGCCATCTCCGACGCCCTCGCCGCTTACCTCAAGGACCTCGGCGGCGCCGTCCACACCGACTACGAGGTCAAGCGCCTCGACGACCTGCCCCCGGCGCGCGCGTACGTGTTCGACACCTCGCCCACCGCCCTGGCCCGGATCGCGGGCCTCGGCAGGTACTACGACGGGTACCGGTACGGAGCCGCCGTCTTCAAGGTGGACTACGCGCTGGACGGCCCGGTGCCCTGGACGGCGAAGGAGCCGCGCGTCGCCGGCACCGTGCAGATCGGGCCGACCAGCGCGGAGATCGGCACGGCCCTGCGCGCCGCCTCCCGCGAGGGCCGCGCGCCCGACACACCGTTCCTCATCACCGTGCAGCCCAGCATCGTCGACCCCAGCCGGGCCCCGGCCGGCAAGCAGGTCTTCTGGGCGTACGGCCATGTGCCGAACGGCTGGACCGGAGACCTCACCGACGCCATAGAACGCCAAATGGAGCGCTTCGCACCGGGCTTCCGCGACCGCGTCCTGGCCCGCGCCACCGCCGGCCCGGCCGAACTCGCCTCCCGCAACGCCAATTACGTCGGCGGCGACATCGCCTCAGGCGCGGCGTCCGGGCTGCAGCTGCTGCTGCGCCCCAAGCTGTCCCTCTTCCCGTACAGCACACCGCACCCCGCCGTCTTCATCTGCTCGTCGGCCACCCCGCCGGGCCCCGGCGTGCACGGCATGTCGGGGCACAACGCGGCGAAGGCCGTCTGGCGGAGACTGAGGCAGACATGACCACCATCACGCTGGTCCAGGGCGACATCACCCGGCAGAGCGCCGACGCGATCGTCAACGCGGCCAACTCCTCGCTGCTCGGCGGGGGAGGCGTGGACGGCGCGATCCACCGACGCGGCGGCCCCGCGATCCTTCAGGAGTGCCGCGAACTCCGCGCGTCCTACTACGGCAAGGGCCTGCCCACGGGCCAGGCGGTCGCCACCACGGCGGGCGAACTGGACGCGCGGTGGGTGATCCACACGGTGGGCCCGGTCTGGTCGGCCACCGAGGACCGCTCGGAGCTGCTGGCGTCCTGCTACCGAGAGTCCCTGCGCGTCGCCGACGAACTCGGCGCCCGTACCGTCGCGTTCCCCGCCGTCTCCACCGGCGTGTACCGGTGGCCGATGCAGGACGCCGCCCGGATCGCGGTGGAGGCGGTCCGGGGCACGGAGACGGCCGTCGAGGAGGTCAGGTTCGTCCTCTTCGACGAGCGGGCGTACGAGGCGTTCGCCGAGCAGGTCGGCTGACACGGGTCGAGCCGCTCTGCCACGTCACGTCAGGCCTCCTCGCGGAACTCGGCGATCCACTCGGATGTGGCGCCGAGCCCCCCGAACGTGTAGAAGTGCAGCTTGAGTTCACCGTGACGCCGGGCGTCGTAGTGGTGGGCCAGCGCCCGGATGAACCGGTCGGGGCCGGCCGTCCCCATCAGGTTCGTCAGGGAGAAGCCGTACTTCTTCGCGATGCCCGCGCTCGTGCCCACCCCGAATCGCGCGGCATAGCTCATCAGCCGCCGCACCCCGGCAGGCCCGGGCACCCCGATCCGTATCGGCAGCCGGATGCCCCGGTTCCGCACGGCCTCGACCCAGCCGAGCACGGGGTCGACGTCGAAGCCGAACTGCGTGATGACGCTGCCGGGCAGGTCCTGCGCGCGCAGGACGGCCGCCTTGTCCTCGATCACCGACCACAGCACTTGCTCGGCGATGGCGGGGTGGCCTTCGGGGTAGCCGCTCACGCCGACGCTTCGTACGTCGTACTTCTGGAGCAGCCCGGACCGGATCACGGCCAGGGAGTCGTCGTACGGACCCTGCGGCCTGGCGGGATCGCCGCCGACGACGAACACGTTGTCGGCGGTGCCGTCCTCGCGGAGCGCGGCCAGGAACTCCCCCAGTTCCGCCTGCGAGGTGAGGCGGCGGGCCGATATGTGCGGTACGGGCACGAACCCGAGCCGCTTTACCGCCCGCGCGGCCTCCCGCCGCATCCGCAGGTCCTCGTTGCCGAGGAAGGTGACGTTGATCCGGGTACCGGGCGGAATCGTGGCGCGCGCGTCCTCCAGCTTCGCGACGTCCTTGCCCGTCATCTCCAGGGAGAAGTCGTCCAGCAGGGAAGCGGTGTCCGTGCCCGCAAGGGTGGAGACGGAGTCCATCGTGCGCGTTCTCCCGCTGGTTGTACCGAATCGATCTGGTGAGGGACGGTATCAGCGCTACTGAGTCCACAGCGATCGGGGTAAGGGCAGGTCGGTCCACGTACATGTCGGATTCCCGCCAGCCCGGCCCCGGCCCGTGCCCGATGCTGGAGACATGCGGAACGGGATGCACACCGACAAGGAGCGCTGCGTACGCGCGGTCCAGTCGAAGGACGCGCGCTTCGACGGCTGGGTTTTCACGGCCGTCCTGACCACACGGATCTACTGCCGGCCCAGTTGCCCGGCCGTGCCGCCGAAGCCGGAGAACATGACGTTCTACCCGAGCGCGGCCGCCTGCCAGCAGGCCGGATTCCGGGCCTGCAAGCGATGCCGCCCGGACACCAGCCCCGGCTCGCCCGAGTGGAACCAGCGCGCCGACCTCGTCGCCCGTGCCATGCGGCTGATCGCCGACGGCGTCGTCGACCGCGAGGGCGTGCCCGGCCTCGCCGCCCGCCTCGGCTACAGCACCCGCCAGATCGAGCGCCAGCTCCTCGCCGAACTCGGCGCCGGCCCCCTCGCGCTCGC
The Streptomyces sp. CGMCC 4.7035 DNA segment above includes these coding regions:
- a CDS encoding phytoene desaturase family protein, with product MLDAVVVGAGPNGLTAAVELARRGFSVAVFEARDTVGGGARTEELTLPGFRHDPCSAAHPLGINSPAFRALPLERYGLEWLHAELPMAHPFPDGTAAVLARSVAETAASFGPRDAGPYRRLVEPFLSRWDTLVRDFMSLPLTALPRDPVTLARFGLTGLPPSTWLMRRFHDERAKALFAGLVAHVIAPLGGFATGAVGLVFALAAHARGWPVARGGSQAISDALAAYLKDLGGAVHTDYEVKRLDDLPPARAYVFDTSPTALARIAGLGRYYDGYRYGAAVFKVDYALDGPVPWTAKEPRVAGTVQIGPTSAEIGTALRAASREGRAPDTPFLITVQPSIVDPSRAPAGKQVFWAYGHVPNGWTGDLTDAIERQMERFAPGFRDRVLARATAGPAELASRNANYVGGDIASGAASGLQLLLRPKLSLFPYSTPHPAVFICSSATPPGPGVHGMSGHNAAKAVWRRLRQT
- a CDS encoding O-acetyl-ADP-ribose deacetylase, which produces MTTITLVQGDITRQSADAIVNAANSSLLGGGGVDGAIHRRGGPAILQECRELRASYYGKGLPTGQAVATTAGELDARWVIHTVGPVWSATEDRSELLASCYRESLRVADELGARTVAFPAVSTGVYRWPMQDAARIAVEAVRGTETAVEEVRFVLFDERAYEAFAEQVG
- a CDS encoding methylenetetrahydrofolate reductase — its product is MDSVSTLAGTDTASLLDDFSLEMTGKDVAKLEDARATIPPGTRINVTFLGNEDLRMRREAARAVKRLGFVPVPHISARRLTSQAELGEFLAALREDGTADNVFVVGGDPARPQGPYDDSLAVIRSGLLQKYDVRSVGVSGYPEGHPAIAEQVLWSVIEDKAAVLRAQDLPGSVITQFGFDVDPVLGWVEAVRNRGIRLPIRIGVPGPAGVRRLMSYAARFGVGTSAGIAKKYGFSLTNLMGTAGPDRFIRALAHHYDARRHGELKLHFYTFGGLGATSEWIAEFREEA
- a CDS encoding inositol monophosphatase family protein, with protein sequence MIVESETIDEFLAHGMSDVEQALRTAAATEIMPRFRRLAAHEIDEKSGPHDLVTDADRNAEAYLSEVLAKLLPGSVVVGEEAVDANPATYEAVRGEDPVWIIDPVDGTRQFVHGDPGFCTLVALAQGGVVRASWTYAPAHDQLATAIRGGGAFLDGERLRSGSPAPGRDLEVATSHPDYTTDEQKRALLGLYTEGVHARPCGSAGLEYLRIAQGKLDATAFSWEAAWDHAAGLLLVEEAGGAHLTLMGEPFRITGGNALPFTAARDGATARWVVKLLSGEA